The DNA sequence GGTCAGCGAACTCGTCACCAACGCCGACCGGCACAGCAACGGCCCGTACATCCTGGATCTGGAGGGCACCGACGACGCGGTGACGGTCTGCGTGTACGACAGCAGCGCCGCCCTGCCTCGCCGCTATCCCAAGGATCCGCAGCGGGTCGGCCGGCACGGACTGGAGATCGTCCATGCGCTGGCCGCCGAAGTCGCCGTGGAACGGGTGCCGGTCGGCAAGCTGGTGCGGGCGGTGCTGCGACTGGCCGACGAGTGACC is a window from the Streptomyces sp. NBC_00299 genome containing:
- a CDS encoding ATP-binding protein — protein: MIEHVDGAVIPTGFDVPVEPLRRAAHYSGEPGCIAEARSFAALFLGRLRTEWCATIGQPDEDKVLLVVSELVTNADRHSNGPYILDLEGTDDAVTVCVYDSSAALPRRYPKDPQRVGRHGLEIVHALAAEVAVERVPVGKLVRAVLRLADE